Within Verrucomicrobiota bacterium, the genomic segment TGGCATATCGGTGGACACAGAACCGCGAGGACGCGCTCGACGTCTGCCAGGACGCGTTTGTGCGCCTGTACCGGGCGCTGCCGAACTGGTCGGTGCGGGCGTCGGTGTTCACGTGGCTCTACCGGGTCATCATCAACCGCGCGATCGATATGAAGCGCAAGCGGATACGGCGCAAGACAGTCTCGTCCGACGCGGCTCGCCGGTACGGCGACGAGGAGCACGCCATGCCCGAGCCCGCGGCGAGCGGTCTGGTGAATCCGGAACGGCTCGCATCGTCCGGGGAATTGGACGGCCGAATCCGTGAGGCGGTGATGCGGTTGCCACCCAAGCAGCAGCAGGTGTTCGTGCTACGGCACTTTGAAGACCTGCCGCTCAAGGAGATCGCGGCGATCCAACAGACGAGCCTCGGGGCGGTCAAGGCGACGCTCTTTCAGGCCGTACGGAAACTGCGCGGCATGCTGGCCGACTACTGGACGACGCGCTCAACGGAGGAATAGGAACAGGGCAATGAACAGAACGCGCTGTAATCGGCTCATGAAGCGGCTGAGCACAGGTGAGATCAGCGCTGCCGAACGCCGCGAGCTCGACGAACTGTGCGCGGCTGACGCGGTGCTGCGCGCCGAGGTGCTTCAGACCGAGGCGATCCTGGCCACGGCGCACGCCACCGCGCACGCCACCGCGCACGCCACGGCGCACGCAGCGGCGCACGAAACGGCGATCGAGCAGCCCAGCGACTTCGAGTGGGCAGCGTTCTCGACGAGGCTTCGGGCCGCGATCGAGGCGGAACGGCCGCGGCCCTACGGGCGGTTCAAGCTGTGGCTCGAACGCGTGCGGGCGCCGTTCAGACCGGTGCAGGTGGCCGCCGCCGCGGTTGGCGTGGTCGTGGCGGTGGTGACGGTCGTCATGGTCGAGCGGGCCTTCCAGCCGAGGTCGGAGTCTTCGGTCTTGGCCGGTGTACTGCCCGTCGAGCTGCCGGATCCCGAGTGGCAGTGGGACGACATCGAGGTACACTACGAGCTCGCCGTCGTGCTGCCGAATGTCGACCTGGTCGAGCTTGAGAACAAGGTCGACGCCGAGCTGATCCAGGTGCGGCAGCTCATCGCGGACGCGCCGTCGCTCGACGGCGA encodes:
- a CDS encoding sigma-70 family RNA polymerase sigma factor; the encoded protein is MTREEELRLIEGFRAGDTGAFDALVEDFRAKAYSLAYRWTQNREDALDVCQDAFVRLYRALPNWSVRASVFTWLYRVIINRAIDMKRKRIRRKTVSSDAARRYGDEEHAMPEPAASGLVNPERLASSGELDGRIREAVMRLPPKQQQVFVLRHFEDLPLKEIAAIQQTSLGAVKATLFQAVRKLRGMLADYWTTRSTEE